In a single window of the Oryctolagus cuniculus chromosome 2, mOryCun1.1, whole genome shotgun sequence genome:
- the KAT6A gene encoding histone acetyltransferase KAT6A isoform X3 — protein sequence MKSRAILQQHMKKCGWFHPPANEIYRKNNISVFEVDGNVSTIYCQNLCLLAKLFLDHKTLYYDVEPFLFYVLTQNDVKGCHLVGYFSKEKHCQQKYNVSCIMILPQYQRKGYGRFLIDFSYLLSKREGQAGSPEKPLSDLGRLSYMAYWKSVILECLYHQNDKQISIKKLSKLTGICPQDITSTLHHLRMLDFRSDQFVIIRREKLIQDHMAKLQLNVRPVDVDPECLRWTPVIVSNSVVSEEEEEEAEEGENEEAQGPEGELETSVGQPASRESREQDSYSSVESDKKPEVTAANTPRSSKSAPPRDSLPPRRGRWGRKARRAPERFGDPESALLLEESPAPQEPYGECGEKPEAPREPRAEAEPPPPPCREQPPQDRKPEVPKRRLSEGVELWRAQLQSSPEALKCRPTEGSDRLPRRYSDGDRALLRGFSESSEEEEPESPRSASPPVLTKPTLKRKKPILHRRRRVRKRKHHNSSVVTETISETTEVLDEPFEDSDSERPMPRLEPTFEIDEEEEEEDENELFHRGYFHRLSSQDVLRGRASAKRKSKDEDDDEESDDAEDTPVLKPVSLLRKCAGKNSPLEPDTSTPMKKKKGWPKGKSRKPVHWKKRPGRKPGFKLSRELMPISAQECVVEPMVPMPKPGRKPRMQEHEEAIEPQEDLPSSEERKEEEARADREEGGEAEEEDTTCCSEVRVASPANSSNSPEAAAKEREAEEAEAEEEEEEEEEEEKPRAAAAAEQRQSEEEPPEPEEQEPEDEEDVAAEASRHEDHDADDEDDGPLEPAQAQEPEQRALRECGEQAPGGPQSFLDPDAPSCGERPKEKDDTEPDSEEEQPSHETSVLSEHGHEDAAPRKEELVGLKAEPEIAHSELDLETVQAVQSLTQEESSEHEGAYPDCEETLAACQTLQSYTQAEEDPPMAMVEDCHASEHNSPISSVPSHPSQSVRSVSSPSVPALEGGYTQISPEQGSLSAPSMQNMETSPMMDVPSVSDHSQQVVDSGFSDLGSIESTTENYENPSSYDSTLGGSICGASSSQSSCSYGGLSSSSGLTQNSCVVTQQMAGMGSSCSLLQPSSVPPAANCSIKSPQTCVLERPPSNQQQPPPPPQPPQPQQPSLAPQPPPPPQQPPPQPQPPPPPPPPQQPPPQPQPPQPQAPPPPQQQAPLSQCSMNNSFTPAPMIMEIPESGGTGNISIYERIPGDFGAGSYSQPSATFSLAKLQQLTNTIMDPHALPYSHSPAVTSYATSVSLSNTGLAQLAPSHPLAGTPQAQATMTPPPNLASTTMNLTSPLLQCNMPATNIGIPHTQRLQGQMPVKGHISIRSKSAPLPSAPTHQQQLYGRSPPAVAMQAGPRALAVQRGMNMGVNLMPTPAYNVNSMNMNTLNAMNSYRMTQPMMNSSYHSNPAYMNQTAQYPMQMQMGMMGSQAYTQQPMQPNPHGNMMYTGPSHHSYMNAAGVPKQSLNGPYMRR from the exons ATGAAGAGTAGAGCCATTCTGCAGCAGCACATGAAGAAGTGTGGCTGGTTCCACCCGCCAGCCAACGAGATCTACCGCAAGAACAACATCTCTGTCTTCGAG GTCGACGGGAACGTGAGCACCATTTACTGTCAAAACCTGTGTCTCCTGGCAAAGTTGTTTCTTGACCACAAAACACTCTATTATGACGTGGAGCCATTTCTTTTCTATGTGCTAACGCAGAATGATGTCAAGGGCTGCCACCTTGTTGGCTACTTTTCTAAA GAAAAGCACTGCCAACAGAAATACAACGTTTCCTGCATAATGATTCTTCCGCAGTACCAGCGTAAGGGCTATGGCAGGTTTCTCATCGACTTCA GTTATTTGTTATCAAAGCGGGAAGGCCAGGCAGGGTCTCCAGAGAAGCCGCTGTCCGATCTGGGCCGCCTTTCCTACATGGCCTATTGGAAAAGCGTGATACTGGAGTGCCTCTACCACCAGAACGACAAGCAGATCAGCATTAAGAAGCTGAGCAAGCTGACTGGCATCTGCCCGCAGGACATCACGTCCACACTCCATCACCTGCGAATGCTGGACTTCCGCAGCGACCA atttgtGATTATCCGCCGGGAAAAACTTATCCAGGATCACATGGCCAAGCTTCAGCTGAACGTGCGACCTGTGGATGTAGACCCGGAGTGCCTGCGCTGGACTCCCGTCATCGTCTCCAACTCTGTTGTctcagaagaggaggaagaggaggctgagGAAGGAGAGAACGAAGAGGCACAGGGTCCCGAAGGAGAATTAGAGACCAGT GTGGGACAGCCTGCGTCccgggagagcagagagcaggattccTACTCTTCAGTGGAAAGCGACAAGAAGCCAGAAGTGACTGCAGCCAACACCCCCCGGTCCAGCAAGTCGGCGCCGCCCCGGGACAGCCTGCCGCCTCGCAGGGGCCGCTGGGGGCGCAAGGCCCGGCGAGCCCCGGAGCGCTTCGGGGACCCTGAGTCTGCGCTGCTGCTGGAGGAGAGCCCGGCACCGCAGGAGCCCTATGGAGAGTGTGGGGAGAAGCCGGAAGCCCCCCGCGAGCCCCGCGCTGAGGCtgagccgccgccgcctccctgtCGGGAGCAGCCCCCCCAGGACAGGAAGCCCGAAGTCCCTAAGAGGAGACTGAGCGAGGGGGTGGAGCTGTGGCGGGCTCAGCTCCAGAGCAGCCCCGAGGCCCTCAAGTGCAGGCCGACCGAAGGGAGCGACAGACTGCCTCGGCGCTACAGTGACGGCGACAGGGCCCTGCTCCGGGGCTTCAGCGAGAGCAGCGAAGAGGAGGAGCCCGAGAGCCCGCGCTCAGCCTCACCGCCGGTCCTCACCAAGCCCACGCTGAAGCGGAAG AAGCCGATCCTGCACCGCAGAAGGAGGGTCAGGAAGCGCAAGCACCACAACAGCAGTGTCGTGACGGAGACCATCTCCGAGACCACGGAGGTGCTGGACGAGCCCTTCGAGGACTCGGACTCGGAGCGGCCCATGCCGAGGTTAGAGCCCACCTTCGAGAtcgacgaggaggaggaggaggaggatgaaaaCGAGCTCTTCCACAGAGGCTACTTCCACCGTCTGTCCTCACAGGACGTGCTCAGGGGCCGGGCCTCTGCCAAGAGGAAGTCTAAAGACGAAGACGACGACGAGGAGTCCGATGATGCTGAAG ACACTCCTGTCCTGAAGCCAGTATCTCTCTTGCGAAAATGTGCCGGGAAGAATTCTCCCCTTGAGCCAGACACGTCCACgcccatgaaaaagaaaaaggggtgGCCCAAAGGCAAGAGCCGCAAACCGGTCCACTGGAAGAAGAGGCCTGGCCGGAAGCCGGGATTCAAGCTCAGCAGGGAGCTCATGCCCATTTCTGCCCAGGAGTGCGTCGTGGAGCCCATGGTTCCCATGCCGAAACCCGGACGCAAGCCCAGAATGCAAGAGCACGAAGAAGCCATTGAGCCCCAGGAAGACTTGCCCTCGtctgaagagaggaaggaggaggaggcgcGAGCCGACAGGGAGGAGGGCGGCGAGGCGGAAGAGGAGGACACGACCTGCTGCAGCGAGGTGAGAGTGGCTTCCCCGGCCAACAGCAGCAACAGCCCCGAGGCGGCCGCCAAGGAGCGCGAGGCGGAGGAggcggaggcagaggaggaggaggaggaggaggaagaggaggagaagccgcgcgccgccgccgccgccgagcagAGGCAGTCGGAGGAAGAGCCTCCGGAGCCGGAGGAGCAGGAGCCGGAGGACGAGGAGGACGTGGCCGCCGAGGCCAGCCGGCACGAAGACCACGACGCGGACGATGAGGACGACGGGCCGCTGGAGCCGGCGCAGGCGCAGGAGCCGGAGCAGCGGGCCCTGCGGGAGTGCGGCGAGCAGGCGCCTGGTGGCCCGCAGTCTTTTTTAGACCCGGACGCGCCCAGCTGCGGTGAGCGCCCGAAGGAGAAGGACGACACGGAGCCGGACTCTGAGGAGGAGCAGCCCTCCCACGAGACGTCTGTGCTGTCCGAGCACGGCCACGAGGACGCTGCCCCGCGCAAGGAGGAGCTGGTGGGGCTGAAGGCCGAGCCGGAGATTGCGCACAGCGAGCTGGACCTGGAGACCGTGCAGGCCGTGCAGTCCTTGACCCAGGAGGAGAGCAGCGAGCACGAGGGGGCCTACCCGGACTGCGAGGAGACCCTGGCGGCCTGCCAGACCCTGCAGAGCTACACGCAGGCCGAGGAGGACCCGCCCATGGCCATGGTGGAGGACTGCCACGCCTCGGAGCACAACAGCCCCATCTCCTCAGTGCCGTCCCATCCCAGCCAGTCGGTCCGCTCGGTCAGCAGCCCCAGCGTGCCTGCCCTGGAGGGCGGCTACACCCAGATCAGCCCGGAGCAAGGATCCCTGTCCGCGCCCTCTATGCAGAACATGGAGACCAGCCCCATGATGGATGTGCCTTCCGTATCAGACCACTCTCAGCAGGTGGTGGACAGCGGCTTCAGCGACCTGGGCAGCATCGAGAGCACCACGGAGAACTACGAGAACCCCAGCAGCTACGACtccaccctgggcggcagcatcTGCGGCGCCAGCTCGTCCCAGAGCAGCTGCTCCTACGGCGGCCTGTCGTCGTCCAGCGGCCTCACCCAGAACAGCTGCGTTGTCACCCAGCAGATGGCCGGCatgggcagcagctgcagcctgCTGCAGCCGAGCAGCGTGCCGCCTGCTGCCAACTGCAGCATCAAGTCGCCTCAGACCTGCGTGCTGGAGAGGCCGCCCAGCaaccagcagcagccgcccccgccgccgcagCCCCCCCAGCCGCAGCAGCCGTCCCTGGCCCCgcagccgccgcccccgccccagcagccgccgccgcagccccagccgcccccgccgcccccgccgccgcagcagccgccgccgcagccgcagcccccgcagccgcaggccccgcccccgccgcagcAGCAGGCGCCCCTGTCGCAGTGTAGCATGAACAACAGCTTCACGCCAGCTCCCATGATCATGGAGATCCCGGAGTCCGGCGGCACCGGGAACATAAGCATCTACGAGAGGATTCCAGGGGACTTCGGGGCCGGCAGCTACTCCCAGCCGTCAGCCaccttcagtctggccaagctgCAGCAGCTCACCAACACCATTATGGACCCCCACGCCCTGCCTTACAGCCATTCTCCTGCGGTGACCTCCTATGCAACCAGTGTTTCTCTGTCTAACACAGGACTGGCTCAGCTGGCTCCATCTCACCCGTTGGCTGGGACCCCTCAAGCACAAGCCACCATGACGCCGCCGCCCAACTTGGCATCCACGACCATGAACCTCACGTCCCCGCTGCTGCAGTGCAACATGCCCGCCACCAACATCGGCATTCCGCACACCCAGCGGTTGCAGGGGCAGATGCCAGTCAAGGGGCACATTTCCATCCGCTCCAAGTCGGCGCCGCTGCCCTCCGCGCCCACTCACCAGCAGCAGCTGTATGGCCGCAGCCCGCCGGCGGTGGCCATGCAGGCCGGCCCTCGCGCGCTGGCTGTGCAGCGAGGCATGAACATGGGGGTCAACTTGATGCCGACCCCCGCCTATAACGTCAATTCCATGAACATGAACACCCTGAACGCCATGAACAGCTATCGGATGACACAGCCCATGATGAACAGCAGTTACCATAGTAACCCTGCCTACATGAACCAGACAGCACAGTATCCTATGCAGATGCAGATGGGGATGATGGGGAGCCAGGCCTATACCCAGCAGCCTATGCAGCCAAACCCTCACGGGAACATGATGTACACGGGCCCCTCCCATCACAGCTATATGAACGCTGCTGGGGTGCCCAAGCAGTCACTCAATGGACCTTACATGAGAAGGTGA